Proteins encoded by one window of Gambusia affinis linkage group LG17, SWU_Gaff_1.0, whole genome shotgun sequence:
- the rhof gene encoding rho-related GTP-binding protein RhoF, whose translation MTQNGAGPGSGTTKKVEELKIVIVGDGGCGKTSLLMVYAKGDFPEKYAPSVFEKYVTTISLGGKEIKLNLYDTAGQDDYDRLRPLSYQEANLVLICFDVTNPTSFENVMIKWYPEVKHFCRGTPVILIGCKTDLRKDKECSRKLKAMNLNPITYVQGEETRLEMNAELYLECSAKHQENVEDIFREATKRALAFNRKQRNNKRKKKCLIL comes from the exons ATGACCCAAAACGGTGCCGGACCCGGCAGCGGTACCACAAAAAAGGTAGAAGAACTTAAAATTGTGATTGTGGGAGACGGAGGCTGTGGGAAAACTTCTCTTCTGATGGTTTATGCCAAAGGTGATTTTCCAGAG aAATATGCTCCCTCAGTGTTTGAAAAGTATGTCACAACTATCTCCCTGGGAGGAAAAGAGATAAAGCTCAACCTGTATGACACAGCCG gaCAAGATGACTATGACAGACTGAGGCCACTGTCATACCAAGAAGCTAATCTGGTTTTAATTTGCTTTGACGTGACCAACCCTACCAGCTTTGAGAATGTTATGATCAAG TGGTATCCAGAGGTGAAGCACTTCTGTAGGGGCACACCGGTGATCCTGATTGGCTGCAAAACTGACCTCAGGAAGGATAAAGAGTGTTCAAGGAAACTGAAGGCCATGAATCTGAATCCCATTACATACGTTCAG GGGGAGGAGACTCGGCTGGAGATGAACGCGGAGCTCTATCTTGAGTGTTCGGCCAAACATCAGGAGAACGTGGAGGACATTTTCAGAGAGGCGACAAAAAGAGCTCTGGCCTTCAACCGGAAACAGAGGAAcaacaagaggaagaaaaaatgtcttattctGTGA